A DNA window from Patagioenas fasciata isolate bPatFas1 chromosome 1, bPatFas1.hap1, whole genome shotgun sequence contains the following coding sequences:
- the ILDR1 gene encoding immunoglobulin-like domain-containing receptor 1: MTLHGSCWWALLLAWLPAGCLSLQVTVQDAERYTTLFATVVLKCDYSTSAQLQDVLVTWRFKSFCKDPIFDYYSYSYQAGLALGQDPSDDCNDSQRQVRIVIQKYGQKDPVLGADYQQRKITIQNRADLVISEVMWWDHGVYYCTVEAPGDTSGDADKEVKLIVLHWLTVLLIVLGGLLLLLLIGVCWCQCCPQYCCCHIPCVCCPTRCCCNEEALKRYRFMKQAQALVPWMSPNVLYGGGDRNSQLSSYQLNPLLQRDVSLQNSLPLVQPQAQLAPNKGVLDYLESEIQNLNMSQLRPPSHQRQAVQPSLLSSLGSDIMPPPLADRVSSMHGSSNSSRPQRAAHTPRPGDSAAEDRRENRRWPVPSSGDSHSSYSQEPWDRQREDHPQRQRTGGYNGRPQHYRRDVSPPRQDERGKSSSSSSSFYPEEAKERSSHHHGWREDPAGRREYQHYTGRSNNSGQRRHSYSPPSRRGSWSSSEEQVRVPATNRRRRHRSREWPEDKPPSYRSLDIIPGQDKKDKDDKKDKDDKKNKKHVGPRSDRGSSYSGRSIVI; the protein is encoded by the exons ATGACCCTGCACGGGAGCTGCtggtgggctctgctgctggcctggcTGCCGGCCG GTTGCCTCTCCCTCCAGGTGACAGTGCAGGATGCTGAGCGTTATACCACCTTATTTGCCACTGTTGTCCTCAAGTGTGACTATAGCACCTCAGCACAACTGCAGGATGTGTTGGTGACCTGGCGCTTCAAATCCTTCTGCAAGGACCCCATCTTTGACTACTACTCATACT CATATCAGGCTGGTTTAGCTCTTGGCCAGGACCCATCTGACGACTGCAATGACAGCCAGCGACAGGTGCGCATTGTCATCCAGAAATATGGGCAGAAGGaccctgtgcttggtgctgaCTACCAGCAACGAAAGATCACCATTCAGAACC GGGCAGACCttgtcatcagtgaggtcatgTGGTGGGACCATGGTGTGTACTACTGCACTGTGGAAGCACCAGGAGATACCTCAGGCGATGCAGACAAAGAAGTTAAGCTGATTGTTCTCC ACTGGCTCACAGTACTTCTTATTGTTCTTGGCggcctcctcctccttctgctgATTGGAGTATGCTGGTGCCAGTGCTGCCCTCAGTATTGCTGCTGCCACATCCCATGTGTCTGCTGTCCAACCCGGTGCTGCTGTAATGAGGAAG CACTGAAGCGGTATCGGTTCATGAAGCAAGCTCAGGCACTTGTACCTTGGATGTCACCCAACGTGCTCTACGGAGGTGGTGACAGGAACTCGCAACTTTCCTCTTACCAGCTGAACCCTCTACTGCAACGAG ATGTGTCTCTGCAGAACAGTCTTCCACTGGTGCAGCCACAAGCTCAGCTTGCCCCTAACAAGGGTGTTTTGGACTATCTGGAGTCTGAAATCCAAAACCTTAACATGTCACAGCTCCGACCACCCTCCCACCAGCGacaggctgtgcagcccagcctgctgtcctccctgggTTCCGACATCATGCCACCTCCTCTTGCTGATCGTGTCTCCTCTATGCACGGGAGCAGCAACTCCTCACGGCCACAGAGAGCTGCCCACACCCCCAGACCTGGGGACTCTGCAGCAGAGGACAGGAGGGAAAACCGGAGGTGGCCTGTGCCTTCCAGTGGGGATTCTCATTCCAGCTACAGTCAGGAGCCCTGGGACAGGCAGCGAGAGGACCATCCTCAGAGGCAGAGGACAGGTGGCTACAATGGCAGGCCCCAGCACTACAGACGGGATGTGTCTCCTCCACGCCAGGATGAGAggggcaagagcagcagcagcagctccagtttCTATCCAGAGGAGGCCAAGGAGCGCTCCAGCCACCATCATGGCTGGAGAGAGGACCCCGCAGGGAGGCGAGAGTACCAGCACTACACTGGCAGGAGCAACAACTCAGGTCAGAGGCGGCACAGCTACTCTCCCCCTTCTCGACGGGGGTCATGGAGCTCCTCAGAAGAGCAAGTCCGTGTCCCAGCGACAAACCGCAGGCGACGGCACCGATCTCGGGAATGGCCAGAAGATAAACCCCCCAGTTACCGCTCATTAGACATCATCCCAGGTCAGGACAAGAAGGACAAGGATGACAAGAAGGACAAGGAtgacaagaagaacaagaagcatGTAGGGCCACGCTCG GACAGAGGAAGTTCCTACAGTGGAAGAAGCATAGTCATTTAA